In Sodalis ligni, a single genomic region encodes these proteins:
- the istA gene encoding IS21 family transposase produces MLSREDHLMIKQMRIHGAYIIDIARQIGCSERTVRRHLSEPERPRRTSSRRRMSKLEPYMAFIDMRLSEHVWNAQVIFQEIKAQGYGGGTTVLREYIQPKRRLRHGRETVRFETQPGYQLRHDWGEVEAEGAGLPCKINFAVNTLGYSRRFHVFAAPCQDAEHTYESLVQAFGYFGGCVKTVLVDNQKAAVLKHDNTGEVIFNAGFQSLAKHYGFIPRACRPHRPRTKGKVERMVGYVKHNFFVHYRRFDSFAHVNQLLTQWLAQEADQRDLRQFHQTPAERFEAEKTALQPLPAGPFDTSYHDIRQAAWDGYIDVRGNRYSLPEAWCGRQVTVRITLDDELRVYGNDELIARHPLSPATAGWQTVPEHHQALWQRTCQVEQRPLDAYEGLQ; encoded by the coding sequence ATGTTAAGCAGAGAGGACCACCTAATGATAAAACAAATGCGCATTCATGGCGCTTATATTATCGACATTGCCCGTCAGATTGGCTGCTCAGAACGCACGGTCAGGCGGCACCTGTCCGAGCCTGAACGTCCTCGCCGGACGTCTTCACGACGGCGTATGAGCAAACTTGAACCTTACATGGCTTTTATCGATATGCGCCTGAGTGAACATGTCTGGAACGCGCAAGTGATTTTCCAGGAAATCAAGGCGCAAGGCTATGGTGGCGGGACCACCGTGCTGCGGGAATATATCCAGCCCAAACGCCGACTCCGGCATGGTCGTGAAACCGTCCGCTTCGAAACGCAGCCCGGTTATCAGTTGCGGCACGACTGGGGTGAAGTGGAAGCAGAAGGGGCGGGCCTGCCATGTAAAATCAACTTCGCCGTCAATACGCTGGGCTACTCGCGCCGCTTTCATGTCTTCGCCGCGCCCTGCCAGGATGCGGAGCACACTTACGAATCGCTGGTGCAGGCGTTCGGTTACTTCGGCGGCTGCGTGAAAACCGTGCTGGTTGATAACCAGAAGGCGGCGGTGCTCAAACACGATAATACCGGCGAGGTTATCTTCAACGCCGGCTTCCAGTCGCTGGCGAAGCACTACGGCTTTATCCCCCGCGCCTGCCGGCCTCACCGGCCCAGGACCAAAGGGAAAGTGGAGCGCATGGTGGGTTATGTGAAACACAACTTCTTCGTTCACTATCGCCGGTTCGACAGTTTTGCGCACGTCAATCAGCTCCTGACCCAGTGGCTGGCGCAAGAGGCCGATCAACGCGACCTGCGCCAGTTCCATCAGACACCGGCAGAACGGTTCGAGGCGGAAAAAACCGCCCTGCAACCGTTGCCCGCCGGTCCGTTCGATACGAGTTATCACGATATCCGCCAAGCGGCCTGGGATGGCTACATCGACGTGCGGGGCAACCGCTACAGCCTGCCCGAAGCCTGGTGCGGGCGCCAGGTTACGGTACGCATTACCCTGGACGACGAGTTACGCGTCTACGGCAATGACGAGCTTATCGCCCGCCATCCGTTGTCACCGGCCACCGCCGGATGGCAGACGGTGCCGGAACATCACCAGGCGCTGTGGCAGCGGACCTGCCAGGTAGAGCAACGACCGCTGGATGCCTATGAGGGACTACAGTGA
- a CDS encoding ABC-three component system protein, whose translation MTGASTDQYAASEQSLGYIFQPRFALLKLLQWPEDTSVLIEKDDDLDFVDSDGVKTLASLKHKGDGDTLTDLSTDFWRSVRIWLDRYNRDGRSEANLHFFLFTTGTVSSTSFLRHFLLVEPPTEDDESVSLPQLANIALAKTRSKLITPIADEFNKLSDDQKEDFLSRIVIFDGVPRIEDVPAIIKDQHMRIIRRDNREAIFERLEGWWNNTIVDLLTGKRTEAIFGYELSDKLAAFSEEYKSDNLPITFRGKRPAGDIDALNDSRLFVVQLREIGISSNRIRNAILDYYRAFEQRSSWARENLLVTGEMEDYEDRLVDEWSRYRDVVFEELEENSADEVLIAAGKALYQWADLESGNISSLRIRERVTEPYVVRGGFHILANSGPLPRIFWHPRFLNRIGQLLGALK comes from the coding sequence ATGACAGGGGCTTCTACCGATCAATACGCTGCTAGTGAACAAAGCTTAGGATATATTTTTCAGCCCCGCTTTGCGCTACTTAAACTTTTGCAGTGGCCAGAAGACACGTCTGTTTTAATCGAAAAGGACGATGATCTCGACTTCGTCGATTCAGATGGCGTCAAAACGCTGGCATCGCTTAAGCACAAGGGGGACGGCGATACTCTAACAGACCTATCCACCGATTTTTGGAGGTCGGTTCGAATATGGCTGGATCGCTATAATCGCGATGGCCGAAGCGAAGCTAATCTTCACTTCTTTCTGTTTACTACCGGAACTGTTTCAAGCACGTCTTTCCTGCGACACTTCTTATTAGTCGAACCGCCGACAGAAGACGATGAGTCGGTGTCATTGCCACAGCTTGCTAACATCGCTCTGGCTAAGACCAGATCGAAACTTATCACTCCAATTGCCGATGAGTTCAACAAACTCAGTGATGATCAGAAAGAAGATTTTCTATCGCGGATAGTCATTTTTGATGGCGTACCTCGCATCGAGGATGTTCCTGCAATTATCAAAGACCAGCACATGCGCATCATCCGGCGCGATAATCGTGAAGCTATATTCGAACGGCTTGAAGGTTGGTGGAATAATACGATTGTCGATCTGCTGACCGGGAAGCGTACAGAAGCGATTTTTGGATACGAGCTTTCTGACAAGCTGGCTGCATTTTCTGAAGAGTACAAATCAGACAATCTTCCGATTACGTTCAGAGGAAAAAGACCTGCTGGAGACATCGACGCGCTGAACGACTCTCGGCTCTTTGTTGTTCAACTCCGAGAAATCGGCATTTCTTCCAATCGCATCCGTAACGCCATTCTCGACTACTATCGGGCGTTTGAGCAGCGCTCTTCGTGGGCTCGTGAAAATCTCTTAGTTACCGGAGAAATGGAAGATTATGAAGACCGACTCGTTGATGAATGGAGCCGCTATCGAGACGTCGTGTTTGAGGAGCTCGAAGAGAATTCAGCAGACGAAGTACTTATCGCTGCTGGGAAAGCACTGTACCAATGGGCCGACCTTGAGAGTGGTAACATTAGCTCGCTTCGCATTCGGGAACGAGTGACTGAACCCTATGTGGTGCGGGGAGGATTTCATATCCTTGCAAACAGCGGACCACTGCCCAGAATTTTCTGGCATCCTCGATTCCTCAATAGAATTGGCCAATTGTTAGGAGCCCTGAAATGA
- a CDS encoding three component ABC system middle component, protein MKRWDQRPFEIRNLFNPAFCGIVLFRALQGYEEANSGGMPFSLALLVLPLCLQKDSRQVIAENPRRYLLKIIENNPQLLVGFAERASNMLPFTLEAFGVLMERGCFVVTQDGRLKTLPNKVRKSVKGTDESISCQRVAHSVGKEFARIADRVTVYTTFGVRP, encoded by the coding sequence ATGAAGCGATGGGATCAGCGCCCATTCGAAATAAGAAATCTTTTCAATCCTGCATTCTGTGGGATTGTGCTGTTTAGGGCATTGCAAGGCTACGAAGAGGCAAACTCAGGCGGAATGCCATTTTCTCTAGCACTTCTAGTTTTACCATTATGTCTGCAAAAAGACTCTCGCCAAGTGATTGCAGAAAACCCTCGTCGTTACTTATTAAAAATCATCGAAAATAATCCCCAATTGCTCGTCGGATTCGCCGAGCGCGCCAGTAATATGCTTCCTTTTACGCTTGAAGCTTTCGGGGTGCTTATGGAGAGGGGATGTTTTGTCGTAACGCAAGATGGCCGATTGAAAACCCTACCTAATAAAGTTCGCAAATCGGTTAAGGGAACAGACGAATCTATCTCGTGCCAGCGCGTTGCGCACTCTGTAGGAAAAGAATTTGCCCGTATTGCAGACCGCGTTACGGTGTACACAACCTTTGGAGTACGCCCATGA
- a CDS encoding DUF3732 domain-containing protein, with product MINVLHSALQWKPASIPEDDGHRISILENEITRLRQERRELQARVDSARLYAKQSGNFESEVFEQQDRLTSIRALPKNPETGEWQWPFCEANLAMESPIAKALLNELTTLDAEMSIVAGQRPKMEAYLTELDAEVRTIVYTIKSKEIELAAAIAANEVIEQLGTRNNAAARGVGRISLFLEDLIPNTELAAREAENRRLKLKVEELQRKVGTDDSHERLKSILNNISSQITRFILAFDAEFRELPARFDLNQMTIIFDRPDRPVPMGRTGGGENHLAYHLSALLALHLFASKNNCPIPHFLLIDQPTQVYFPSEKVYQEADGSVQKTEADADLAAVRRLFELLLKFTREEVPGFQLIVTEHANLRDPWFQDALVELPWTKPPALVPENWPLQSELSRQ from the coding sequence GTGATTAATGTTTTGCATTCTGCATTGCAATGGAAACCAGCATCTATCCCCGAGGACGATGGACACAGAATATCCATTCTTGAAAATGAAATTACCCGGTTACGACAAGAAAGGCGTGAGCTTCAGGCTCGGGTTGATTCAGCTCGCTTATATGCCAAGCAATCCGGTAATTTCGAAAGCGAGGTGTTTGAACAGCAAGACCGATTGACTTCGATCAGGGCACTGCCAAAAAATCCTGAAACAGGCGAATGGCAATGGCCGTTCTGTGAAGCAAATTTGGCCATGGAATCTCCTATCGCAAAAGCGCTCTTGAACGAACTTACGACACTTGATGCTGAAATGAGTATCGTGGCTGGTCAGCGCCCAAAAATGGAAGCGTATCTAACTGAGTTGGATGCAGAGGTTAGGACCATTGTATACACGATTAAGAGCAAGGAAATTGAACTTGCTGCAGCAATCGCGGCGAATGAAGTTATTGAGCAATTGGGTACGCGCAATAATGCAGCTGCAAGGGGAGTTGGTCGCATCAGTTTGTTTCTGGAAGATCTCATACCTAATACGGAGCTAGCAGCACGTGAAGCAGAGAATCGTCGTCTGAAGCTTAAGGTCGAAGAACTACAGAGGAAAGTGGGTACCGACGACAGCCATGAGCGACTCAAATCAATCCTGAATAACATTTCGTCACAGATAACGCGCTTCATCTTGGCTTTTGATGCAGAATTTCGAGAGCTCCCCGCACGATTTGATCTCAACCAAATGACTATTATTTTTGATCGCCCGGATCGCCCGGTACCAATGGGCCGCACCGGTGGCGGTGAGAATCACCTCGCGTATCACCTGTCCGCGTTGTTAGCTCTGCATCTTTTTGCCTCGAAAAATAATTGTCCTATCCCCCATTTTCTCCTTATAGATCAGCCGACTCAGGTTTATTTCCCCTCAGAAAAGGTCTATCAGGAAGCAGATGGCTCTGTACAGAAAACAGAAGCGGATGCTGACCTGGCGGCGGTTCGCCGTTTGTTTGAATTATTGCTGAAATTCACGCGAGAAGAAGTCCCTGGCTTTCAGCTTATTGTGACAGAGCATGCAAACCTTCGCGACCCATGGTTCCAAGACGCTTTGGTTGAGCTTCCTTGGACTAAACCGCCTGCTCTAGTACCTGAAAACTGGCCTTTGCAATCGGAATTATCGAGGCAATGA
- a CDS encoding DUF4365 domain-containing protein, with product MNMDYLDDLPKRNRNHVYDAQAKTAFEAFIQSSGAVIRQWSDENDYGTDYQLEIVSDGKATNVRLQAQLKGTAADLNADGSVSISVKRANLNYLLMHPGSFYVCFHIPSQSLKLCSAQSVFDKYQKESSDWQTQETITVNFADPFTDDRLLKLASLTRLSALVARNRRVSHMDLAEDDNVEHARKLRPILKLQKTRTLRLNNSLTFTAGIRLSCLALHMTSLK from the coding sequence ATGAACATGGATTACCTCGACGATTTACCCAAACGTAACCGCAATCATGTCTATGATGCGCAGGCGAAGACAGCATTTGAAGCATTTATCCAGTCATCCGGGGCCGTTATCAGACAGTGGTCAGATGAAAATGATTACGGTACCGATTACCAGCTTGAGATCGTGAGTGACGGAAAGGCAACAAATGTGCGGCTGCAGGCCCAATTAAAGGGAACAGCTGCGGATTTGAATGCTGACGGATCCGTCAGCATTTCAGTAAAACGGGCGAACCTGAATTATCTGCTTATGCATCCGGGATCGTTTTACGTCTGCTTCCATATCCCGTCCCAAAGCCTAAAACTTTGCTCTGCGCAGAGCGTCTTCGATAAATACCAGAAAGAGAGTAGCGACTGGCAGACGCAGGAGACAATCACCGTCAACTTCGCCGATCCTTTTACAGACGACCGCCTGTTGAAGCTGGCATCACTTACACGGCTCAGCGCGCTTGTAGCAAGGAATAGACGTGTTTCCCATATGGATCTGGCCGAAGATGATAACGTTGAGCATGCCAGAAAACTTCGCCCAATTTTGAAGTTGCAGAAGACACGGACATTGCGTCTAAACAACTCGTTGACCTTTACAGCAGGAATCAGACTGAGTTGCTTAGCGCTTCATATGACCAGTTTAAAATAG